A region from the Lates calcarifer isolate ASB-BC8 linkage group LG2, TLL_Latcal_v3, whole genome shotgun sequence genome encodes:
- the LOC108887870 gene encoding mortality factor 4-like protein 1 isoform X2, with protein sequence MGHCSMRQSWDEWVPESRVLKYVDSNLAKQKELQKANQDHYVEGKMRGLAPSKKIAAVQQKNVDLKVKKAKQKTPGPGEGTSSGETPQGPRKKRARVDPTVESEEMFTNRVEVKVKIPEELKPWLVDDWDLITRQKQLFHLPAKKNVETVLEDYANYKKSKGNSDNKEYAVNEVVAGIREYFNVMLGTQLLYKFERPQYAEILAEHPDMPMSQVYGAPHLLRLFVRIGAMLAYTPLDEKSLALLLSYLQDFLKYLVKNSSTLFSASDYEVAPPEYHRKAV encoded by the exons ATGGGCCACTGCTCTATGAGGCAAAG ctgGGATGAATGGGTTCCTGAAAGCAGAGTTCTCAAATATGTGGACAGCAACcttgcaaaacaaaaagagctTCAAAAGGCCAATCA GGACCATTATGTTGAGGGAAAGATGAGGGGTTTAGCACCAAGTAAGAAGATTGCTGCTGTGCAGCAGAAAAATGTTGATCT gaaagtgaaaaaggcaaaacagaAGA CCCCAGGGCCGGGTGAAGGGACCAGCAGCGGAGAAACACCGCAGGGACCACGGAAGAAGAGGGCTCGGGTCGATCCCACTGTGGAGAGT gAGGAGATGTTCACCAACCGTGTGGAGGTTAAAGTGAAGATCCCCGAAGAGCTGAAGCCCTGGCTGGTGGACGACTGGGACCTCATCACCCGACAGAAACAG TTATTTCATTTGCCTGCTAAGAAGAATGTAGAGACCGTCTTGGAGGACTATGCTAACTACAAGAAATCAAAAGGAAACTCTGACAATAA GGAGTACGCAGTAAACGAAGTGGTGGCAGGGATTCGGGAATACTTCAACGTCATGCTGGGCACGCAGCTGCTTTACAAGTTTGAGAGGCCACAGTATGCTGAGATTCTGGCTGAACATCCTGACATGCCAATGTCTCAGGTTTATGGAGCTCCACACTTGCTGCGCCTATTTG TTCGTATTGGAGCCATGCTGGCCTACACGCCACTGGACGAGAAGAGTCTGGCTTTACTGCTCAGTTACCTCCAAGATTTCCTCAA GTACCTAGTGAAGAATTCATCCACCCTCTTCAGCGCCAGTGACTATGAGGTCGCACCCCCTGAGTACCACCGCAAGGCTGTGTGA
- the LOC108887873 gene encoding relaxin-3 receptor 1-like, whose protein sequence is MNEENESVYLNRSLTGMDRFSNLEDIDVTADGSPVLRFLICIVYLVVCAAGLIGNLLVLFFIRVKKERKKSRVNFFVLNLAVTDLQFVLTLPFWAVDTALDFSWPFGDAMCKIILSITVMNMYASVFFLTAMSVTRYWSVASALKNRTAQKSCSAKWICAIIWTLATLATAPTSIYSTVSNVTGEKLCLLRFPGGQYWLAVYHIQKILVGFVLPMSIVSISYIMLLRFIRNRSMKTSNPKRRSQVTKSITIVVLSFFLCWMPNHAITLWSVLVKLNVANWDKAYYIVHTYVFPLTVCLAHTNSCLNPIIYCLMRKEFRNKLRGLINRG, encoded by the coding sequence AtgaatgaggaaaatgaaagcGTCTATCTGAACAGGTCACTGACGGGGATGGACCGCTTCAGCAACCTGGAGGATATCGACGTGACAGCTGATGGGAGCCCGGTTCTAAGGTTCCTCATCTGCATCGTGTATCTGGTGGTCTGCGCCGCGGGTCTGATAGGCAACCTCCTGGTCCTCTTCTTCATCAGGGtcaaaaaggagaggaagaagtcCAGGGTGAACTTCTTCGTTCTCAACTTGGCAGTGACGGACCTGCAGTTCGTTCTCACTCTGCCCTTCTGGGCGGTGGACACCGCGCTGGACTTCAGCTGGCCGTTTGGAGACGCCATGTGCAAAATTATTCTCTCGATCACGGTGATGAACATGTACGCCAGCGTGTTTTTTCTCACCGCCATGAGCGTGACCCGCTACTGGTCGGTGGCCTCTGCTCTGAAGAACAGAACCGCGCAGAAGTCATGTTCCGCCAAATGGATCTGCGCAATTATCTGGACACTGGCGACTCTGGCGACTGCGCCGACGTCGATTTACTCAACTGTCAGTAACGTAACCGGGGAAAAACTGTGTTTGCTGAGGTTCCCGGGTGGTCAGTACTGGTTAGCGGTTTATCACATACAGAAAATACTTGTGGGTTTTGTGTTGCCAATGTCCATCGTGTCCATCAGCTATATCATGCTGCTGCGTTTCATCCGAAACCGGAGTATGAAAACGAGCAACCCCAAACGGAGATCCCAGGTCACAAAATCTATCACCATCGTCGTGCTGTCCTTCTTCCTGTGCTGGATGCCAAACCATGCTATCACCTTGTGGAGTGTGCTGGTCAAGCTGAACGTTGCGAACTGGGACAAAGCGTATTACATAGTCCACACATATGTGTTCCCACTGACCGTCTGTCTGGCGCACACCAACAGCTGCCTGAATCCCATTATTTACTGCCTCATGAGGAAGGAGTTCAGGAACAAACTGAGGGGTCTGATTAACAGAGGATAG
- the LOC108887870 gene encoding mortality factor 4-like protein 1 isoform X1, whose amino-acid sequence MAPKQDPKPKFQEGERVLCFHGPLLYEAKCVKINIKDKQIKYFIHYSGWNKNWDEWVPESRVLKYVDSNLAKQKELQKANQDHYVEGKMRGLAPSKKIAAVQQKNVDLKVKKAKQKTPGPGEGTSSGETPQGPRKKRARVDPTVESEEMFTNRVEVKVKIPEELKPWLVDDWDLITRQKQLFHLPAKKNVETVLEDYANYKKSKGNSDNKEYAVNEVVAGIREYFNVMLGTQLLYKFERPQYAEILAEHPDMPMSQVYGAPHLLRLFVRIGAMLAYTPLDEKSLALLLSYLQDFLKYLVKNSSTLFSASDYEVAPPEYHRKAV is encoded by the exons ATGGCGCCAAAACAGGACCCTAAACCTAAATTTCAAGAAG GTGAAAGAGTCCTGTGCTTTCATGGGCCACTGCTCTATGAGGCAAAG tgtgtaaaGATCAACATAAAGGATAAGCAGATTAAATACTTCATTCATTACAGCGGATGGAACAAAAA ctgGGATGAATGGGTTCCTGAAAGCAGAGTTCTCAAATATGTGGACAGCAACcttgcaaaacaaaaagagctTCAAAAGGCCAATCA GGACCATTATGTTGAGGGAAAGATGAGGGGTTTAGCACCAAGTAAGAAGATTGCTGCTGTGCAGCAGAAAAATGTTGATCT gaaagtgaaaaaggcaaaacagaAGA CCCCAGGGCCGGGTGAAGGGACCAGCAGCGGAGAAACACCGCAGGGACCACGGAAGAAGAGGGCTCGGGTCGATCCCACTGTGGAGAGT gAGGAGATGTTCACCAACCGTGTGGAGGTTAAAGTGAAGATCCCCGAAGAGCTGAAGCCCTGGCTGGTGGACGACTGGGACCTCATCACCCGACAGAAACAG TTATTTCATTTGCCTGCTAAGAAGAATGTAGAGACCGTCTTGGAGGACTATGCTAACTACAAGAAATCAAAAGGAAACTCTGACAATAA GGAGTACGCAGTAAACGAAGTGGTGGCAGGGATTCGGGAATACTTCAACGTCATGCTGGGCACGCAGCTGCTTTACAAGTTTGAGAGGCCACAGTATGCTGAGATTCTGGCTGAACATCCTGACATGCCAATGTCTCAGGTTTATGGAGCTCCACACTTGCTGCGCCTATTTG TTCGTATTGGAGCCATGCTGGCCTACACGCCACTGGACGAGAAGAGTCTGGCTTTACTGCTCAGTTACCTCCAAGATTTCCTCAA GTACCTAGTGAAGAATTCATCCACCCTCTTCAGCGCCAGTGACTATGAGGTCGCACCCCCTGAGTACCACCGCAAGGCTGTGTGA
- the LOC108887870 gene encoding mortality factor 4-like protein 1 isoform X3, with the protein MCVFCFSWDEWVPESRVLKYVDSNLAKQKELQKANQDHYVEGKMRGLAPSKKIAAVQQKNVDLKVKKAKQKTPGPGEGTSSGETPQGPRKKRARVDPTVESEEMFTNRVEVKVKIPEELKPWLVDDWDLITRQKQLFHLPAKKNVETVLEDYANYKKSKGNSDNKEYAVNEVVAGIREYFNVMLGTQLLYKFERPQYAEILAEHPDMPMSQVYGAPHLLRLFVRIGAMLAYTPLDEKSLALLLSYLQDFLKYLVKNSSTLFSASDYEVAPPEYHRKAV; encoded by the exons A tgtgtgtgttttgtttcagctgGGATGAATGGGTTCCTGAAAGCAGAGTTCTCAAATATGTGGACAGCAACcttgcaaaacaaaaagagctTCAAAAGGCCAATCA GGACCATTATGTTGAGGGAAAGATGAGGGGTTTAGCACCAAGTAAGAAGATTGCTGCTGTGCAGCAGAAAAATGTTGATCT gaaagtgaaaaaggcaaaacagaAGA CCCCAGGGCCGGGTGAAGGGACCAGCAGCGGAGAAACACCGCAGGGACCACGGAAGAAGAGGGCTCGGGTCGATCCCACTGTGGAGAGT gAGGAGATGTTCACCAACCGTGTGGAGGTTAAAGTGAAGATCCCCGAAGAGCTGAAGCCCTGGCTGGTGGACGACTGGGACCTCATCACCCGACAGAAACAG TTATTTCATTTGCCTGCTAAGAAGAATGTAGAGACCGTCTTGGAGGACTATGCTAACTACAAGAAATCAAAAGGAAACTCTGACAATAA GGAGTACGCAGTAAACGAAGTGGTGGCAGGGATTCGGGAATACTTCAACGTCATGCTGGGCACGCAGCTGCTTTACAAGTTTGAGAGGCCACAGTATGCTGAGATTCTGGCTGAACATCCTGACATGCCAATGTCTCAGGTTTATGGAGCTCCACACTTGCTGCGCCTATTTG TTCGTATTGGAGCCATGCTGGCCTACACGCCACTGGACGAGAAGAGTCTGGCTTTACTGCTCAGTTACCTCCAAGATTTCCTCAA GTACCTAGTGAAGAATTCATCCACCCTCTTCAGCGCCAGTGACTATGAGGTCGCACCCCCTGAGTACCACCGCAAGGCTGTGTGA